The following are encoded together in the Cololabis saira isolate AMF1-May2022 chromosome 5, fColSai1.1, whole genome shotgun sequence genome:
- the si:dkey-238o13.4 gene encoding uncharacterized protein si:dkey-238o13.4 — protein MANSDRVVLALGGAGTVGSGVVKALLDKGFKVAVISRDSSRLERLRSLVSPNTKDNLTTIVGNVGSEEGAEQAKQDLLKKVGKVTDIVSSLGFSWWQGGPPHTQSLKDLNWVIETLLFSTFVSWKAFFPLVRDNSDCTYTFITGGAGEKLLMPGTGFLTVGAASTLAFCQVLREEYPEVPCKLNQVKINTGVGTPERMAPGYLNHLDLGEAVATLLERRNKSHTVFTLNGPADLKSVLLEGNL, from the exons ATGGCCAACTCCGACAGGGTAGTGTTGGCTCTGGGAGGAGCGGGGACTGTGGGCTCTGGGGTGGTTAAGGCACTGCTGGATAAAG gttTTAAGGTGGCAGTGATCTCCAGGGACAGCAGCCGACTGGAAAGACTCCGGTCTCTCGTCTCTCCCAACACTAAGGATAACCTCACTACTATTGTGGGGAATGTAG GGTCAGAGGAAGGAGCCGAGCAGGCGAAGCAGGACCTGCTGAAGAAGGTGGGGAAGGTGACGGATATTGTTTCCTCTCTGGGCTTCAGCTGGTGGCAGGGAGGACCCCCCCACACCCAGTCCCTCAAAGACTTAAACTGG GTAATCGAGACTTTATTATTCAGCACATTCGTGTCCTGGAAGGCTTTCTTCCCCCTGGTGAGGGACAACTCTGACTGTACATACACCTTCATCACAG GTGGAGCCGGAGAAAAGCTGCTGATGCCCGGGACCGGCTTCCTGACGGTGGGAGCGGCCAGCACTCTAGCCTTCTGCCAGGTGCTGCGGGAGGAGTACCCCGAGGTGCCCTGCAAACTCAACCAG GTGAAGATCAACACAGGTGTCGGCACCCCAGAACGCATGGCTCCTGGCTACCTGAACCACCTTGACCTGGGTGAAGCGGTCGCCACTCTCTTGGAGCGGCGAAACAAATCCCACACTGTTTTCACCCTCAACGGCCCTGCGGATTTAAAGAGTGTCCTTCTGGAGGGAAACCTTTAG